From the Maioricimonas rarisocia genome, one window contains:
- a CDS encoding tetratricopeptide repeat protein — protein MSAATTAPNAVPANASHQPAAGSKVQIWLHVATLLVLGGLPYLVSLDAPFTYDDTHYINDAQLTRPLSRPTQPNRPLIHYTLVANYRLDGLNPRGYRLANVIIHLLTGLALYGLVFRTLTSPRLRDSFSIQSARTYAWVAALLWVVHPLNTQSVTYVIQRCESLMGLFYVAGMYCFARGATADRRTLRTAWFAAVWSCWVLSSACKEVAYLMPVVVVAFDWLFFSNDLKRLLKRHWGLYAAFAAPIILVLPNFFWRLTHHQSMGFAVKDLTWWEYARTQPQIVLHYLGLALVPVNQCFDSMWPVARSPVEILLPGLVIGMMMLLTAWGVWSRAAWSFLGVWFFVVLAPSSGLVAIRDLAQEHRMYLPLAAITTGLTLIVGNGVHRWLSRPPNRPRLAPAVTAFLVGTALLALSSLTVGRNELYNSELQLWADTARKAPHNYRAWTNVGLAAASRGDYESAIRSYDRALSLEEYSVALANRAAALNRLGKHPEAIEDATRAISRTEGGRAQSVRRVEALARQERGLALFQRGQLAPAVADFEEAARLQPRNAATHYNLGLCRFAAGDYERAVAAFTTALKHSPSDADAHYGRGLALLRKGEFSAARRDLAAARKLGKPIPADVLDQLSGAQ, from the coding sequence ATGTCTGCTGCCACGACCGCACCAAATGCCGTCCCCGCCAATGCGTCGCATCAACCTGCGGCTGGCAGCAAGGTGCAGATCTGGCTGCATGTCGCCACTCTGCTGGTCCTTGGCGGCCTCCCGTACCTAGTGAGCCTCGATGCCCCCTTCACCTACGACGACACCCACTACATCAACGACGCGCAGCTGACGCGACCGCTCTCCCGTCCCACGCAGCCGAACCGCCCCCTCATCCACTACACGCTGGTCGCCAACTACCGGCTCGACGGCCTCAATCCCCGCGGCTATCGACTGGCGAACGTGATCATCCATCTGCTGACGGGACTGGCTCTTTACGGACTGGTTTTCCGCACGCTGACCAGTCCGCGACTCCGTGATTCCTTCTCAATCCAATCCGCACGCACGTACGCCTGGGTCGCGGCACTGCTCTGGGTGGTTCATCCCCTCAATACGCAGTCGGTGACCTACGTGATTCAGCGGTGCGAATCGCTGATGGGACTGTTCTACGTTGCCGGGATGTACTGCTTTGCCCGCGGGGCAACGGCGGACCGGCGGACCCTGCGAACCGCTTGGTTCGCCGCTGTCTGGTCCTGCTGGGTTCTCAGTTCGGCCTGCAAGGAGGTCGCCTACCTGATGCCCGTCGTCGTGGTCGCCTTCGACTGGCTCTTCTTCTCCAACGATCTGAAGCGACTGCTGAAGCGGCACTGGGGACTCTACGCAGCGTTTGCAGCTCCGATCATCCTGGTCCTGCCCAACTTCTTCTGGAGACTGACGCACCACCAGAGTATGGGTTTCGCGGTGAAGGACCTGACCTGGTGGGAATACGCCCGCACACAGCCACAGATTGTCCTGCACTATCTCGGGCTCGCGCTCGTCCCCGTCAACCAGTGCTTCGACTCCATGTGGCCGGTGGCCCGGTCCCCTGTCGAGATTCTGCTTCCGGGTCTGGTGATCGGCATGATGATGCTGCTGACGGCATGGGGAGTCTGGAGCCGGGCTGCGTGGAGCTTCCTGGGGGTCTGGTTCTTCGTCGTGCTGGCTCCCTCCTCGGGACTGGTCGCCATTCGGGACCTCGCGCAGGAACATCGCATGTACCTGCCACTCGCCGCCATCACCACCGGTCTGACCCTCATCGTCGGCAATGGCGTTCATCGGTGGTTGAGCCGTCCCCCCAACCGACCGCGACTGGCACCGGCCGTCACCGCGTTTCTGGTCGGGACCGCCCTGCTTGCCCTCTCTTCGCTGACCGTCGGCCGCAACGAGCTGTACAACTCGGAACTGCAGCTCTGGGCCGACACGGCACGCAAGGCTCCACACAACTACCGGGCATGGACGAATGTCGGTCTGGCCGCCGCCTCGAGAGGAGACTACGAGTCAGCCATCCGATCGTACGACCGTGCCCTCTCCCTGGAGGAGTATTCCGTCGCACTGGCGAACCGGGCGGCCGCACTCAATCGGCTCGGCAAGCACCCCGAAGCCATTGAAGACGCCACGCGCGCCATCTCGCGCACCGAGGGAGGCCGGGCTCAGTCCGTCCGGCGCGTCGAAGCACTGGCCCGGCAGGAACGGGGCCTGGCATTGTTTCAGCGTGGTCAGCTGGCACCTGCCGTCGCAGACTTCGAGGAGGCGGCACGATTGCAGCCCCGAAACGCGGCCACGCACTACAACCTCGGTCTGTGCCGCTTTGCAGCCGGAGACTACGAGCGTGCGGTCGCGGCCTTCACGACCGCGCTGAAGCACTCTCCGTCCGACGCCGACGCACATTACGGTCGCGGACTGGCCCTGCTGCGCAAGGGGGAATTCTCTGCGGCCCGTCGTGATCTCGCCGCCGCCCGCAAGCTGGGGAAACCGATCCCGGCTGACGTTCTGGACCAACTGTCCGGCGCGCAGTAA
- a CDS encoding type II secretion system F family protein, producing the protein METFLPLLIFSLVTTLVIMVAWWLKSRRTAPEGLVTWIIRACLVAACLLMPVIGVALILVYWLVLVFNGRRSRQARLLWLMTIATENRLPLADELRADAETYNGPARERTLALADRLEAGMSLGEALQDMRTPLLAPATVAAIRVGEETGTLQQVLRREAIRNTAALNESEAYMPLRLLMIYYTVVIGTILSLTVFLMIFIVPKFRAIFDDFGVELPHLTRLLIDFSDTVSNFWYLAALAMLAAGVALVTGFVIVQSGWENARISSVMKWFPRRDTPGILRALRAGIAANVPLPQLFGTIRSVQLRPEVYRRLDHVVTDVEYGTDPWTAMKKQQLLHDRERLALSAASEGNRLGFVLPALADRIEETYRRRLLTLVELSKPVVVFIVGTFVAFYAVAFFLPLVKLLNDLS; encoded by the coding sequence ATGGAAACGTTTCTCCCACTTCTGATCTTCAGCCTGGTGACGACCTTGGTCATCATGGTTGCCTGGTGGTTGAAGTCCCGCCGCACCGCTCCTGAAGGGCTGGTGACGTGGATCATCCGCGCCTGCCTGGTGGCCGCCTGCCTGCTGATGCCGGTCATCGGCGTTGCCCTGATTCTCGTCTACTGGCTCGTGCTCGTCTTCAACGGTCGACGCTCCCGACAGGCCCGTCTGCTGTGGCTGATGACGATCGCGACCGAAAACCGACTGCCGCTCGCCGACGAGTTGCGGGCCGATGCCGAAACATATAACGGTCCGGCCCGGGAACGCACGCTCGCACTGGCGGACCGACTCGAGGCCGGCATGTCACTCGGCGAGGCGCTGCAGGACATGCGAACGCCACTGCTCGCTCCGGCAACCGTGGCCGCCATCCGGGTCGGTGAAGAGACCGGCACGCTGCAGCAGGTGCTCCGTCGCGAAGCGATCCGCAACACCGCTGCGCTCAACGAATCCGAAGCGTACATGCCGCTGCGGCTGCTGATGATTTACTACACCGTCGTCATCGGAACCATCCTCTCGCTGACCGTCTTCCTGATGATCTTCATCGTCCCGAAATTCCGGGCCATCTTCGATGACTTCGGCGTCGAGCTCCCGCACCTGACCCGCCTGCTGATCGACTTCTCCGATACCGTTTCCAACTTCTGGTACCTCGCCGCGCTGGCGATGCTCGCGGCGGGCGTTGCCCTGGTGACCGGATTCGTGATCGTACAGAGCGGCTGGGAGAATGCCCGCATCTCCTCGGTCATGAAGTGGTTCCCCCGTCGGGACACACCCGGCATCCTGCGGGCGCTCCGAGCCGGCATCGCGGCCAACGTCCCACTCCCCCAGCTGTTTGGAACGATTCGCAGCGTGCAGCTCCGGCCTGAGGTCTACCGTCGACTCGATCACGTCGTTACCGACGTCGAGTACGGCACGGACCCGTGGACCGCAATGAAGAAACAACAGTTGCTGCACGATCGCGAACGGCTGGCTCTGTCAGCCGCGAGTGAAGGAAACCGTCTCGGTTTTGTCCTGCCCGCCCTCGCGGACCGCATCGAAGAGACGTACCGGCGACGGCTCCTGACACTCGTGGAACTGTCGAAACCAGTCGTTGTCTTCATCGTGGGAACGTTCGTCGCGTTCTATGCCGTCGCGTTCTTTCTTCCGCTCGTCAAACTCCTGAACGACCTGAGCTGA
- a CDS encoding type II secretion system F family protein, which produces MTNSPSHDSEPRGGRAPSASAPAALERVVHGDLPVAAGLRAYSEEVASPRLRRGLQQMADELAAGRPLEAVISEHRRQFPETVAAIIDAGIRTGRLGVMLEEFLLAEQRSRNSRRRLWLSLLYPALLLMILGLVGGVFAAWCLPQFRDMFESFGLELPPLTIFVLEVGRVIEWLVSNWIAVAVMLIALVLALKYLTGPSGRRRVLHAIPVLGNALRNNAAANYCRTLALLIEGRMNLPDAFRMMSRATPDPALGHASRLLASRLTDGEPLVQAAEGLYGIPPTIRTLFRWEQNDAALIQGLRSTGELHDAQADLNTGMIAVVAEPTLLVTLGLSIGIGVIALFMPMFILLKALS; this is translated from the coding sequence ATGACCAATTCACCTTCACATGATTCCGAACCCCGCGGCGGCCGGGCACCGAGCGCTTCGGCACCGGCGGCACTGGAACGGGTTGTCCACGGCGACCTTCCGGTTGCGGCGGGACTTCGCGCCTACAGCGAAGAAGTCGCCTCTCCCAGGCTCCGTCGCGGCCTGCAGCAGATGGCCGACGAACTCGCGGCCGGTCGTCCCCTCGAAGCCGTCATCAGCGAGCATCGACGGCAATTTCCCGAAACGGTCGCGGCCATCATCGATGCCGGCATCCGGACCGGACGGCTGGGCGTCATGCTCGAGGAATTCCTGCTGGCCGAACAACGGTCCCGCAACAGTCGACGCCGACTCTGGCTCTCCCTTCTCTACCCCGCCCTGCTGCTGATGATTCTCGGCCTGGTGGGAGGAGTGTTCGCCGCCTGGTGCCTGCCCCAGTTCCGCGACATGTTCGAGAGTTTCGGGCTGGAACTTCCCCCGCTGACGATCTTCGTCCTCGAAGTTGGCCGGGTGATTGAATGGCTGGTCAGCAACTGGATTGCAGTCGCCGTCATGCTGATCGCACTGGTGCTCGCCCTGAAGTACCTCACAGGCCCCTCCGGACGACGCCGCGTCCTGCATGCGATCCCCGTACTTGGCAACGCTCTGCGCAATAACGCTGCGGCGAACTATTGCCGCACGCTCGCCCTGCTCATCGAAGGCCGCATGAACCTGCCCGACGCGTTCCGCATGATGTCCCGGGCGACTCCCGACCCGGCACTGGGACACGCCAGCCGCCTGCTGGCCAGTCGACTCACTGACGGAGAACCTCTCGTGCAGGCAGCCGAAGGTCTGTACGGCATTCCTCCGACCATCCGCACGCTGTTCCGCTGGGAACAGAACGATGCAGCGCTGATCCAGGGTCTCCGTTCCACCGGCGAGCTGCATGACGCTCAGGCCGACCTGAACACCGGCATGATCGCCGTCGTTGCCGAACCCACGTTACTCGTAACGCTTGGCCTGAGCATCGGGATCGGGGTCATCGCCCTGTTCATGCCAATGTTCATTCTTCTCAAGGCCCTCAGCTGA
- a CDS encoding formyltetrahydrofolate deformylase, producing the protein MQVIITAVGPDHRGLADPIVHYVATAGANIYEIQMYDHDSERLFAMLVRIEWPDDEEPVAILRERMTEIGRLKGLSVRVWARNEHSRPPRLAICTTYRPEPALAILRDIRDGRLKADPAVMIGNRNACRGLAEQFGIDFHNVGDDRGTPDNRRMAELFDEYDVDYIVLARYMRILPPRICWEFAGGRIINLHHGLLPSFPGFRPYQDAYTRHMLTYGATIHFIVPELDAGEQIIHQSTFDVFPGTPLEEIIRLGESDHEPRCLAEGLRRVVDREVELHFHRVVRVQR; encoded by the coding sequence ATGCAGGTGATCATCACCGCGGTCGGGCCCGACCATCGCGGACTGGCCGACCCGATTGTCCACTACGTCGCCACCGCCGGGGCGAACATCTACGAAATCCAGATGTACGACCACGACTCGGAGCGGCTGTTCGCCATGCTGGTCCGGATCGAGTGGCCCGACGACGAAGAACCGGTCGCCATTCTCCGCGAGCGAATGACAGAAATCGGCCGCCTCAAAGGACTTTCAGTCCGTGTCTGGGCTCGCAACGAGCACAGTCGCCCCCCGCGACTGGCGATCTGCACCACCTACCGCCCCGAACCGGCCCTCGCCATCCTCCGGGACATCCGGGATGGCCGCCTGAAGGCCGACCCCGCCGTCATGATCGGCAACCGTAACGCCTGCCGCGGCCTGGCCGAGCAGTTCGGAATCGATTTCCACAACGTCGGTGACGATCGGGGCACTCCCGATAACCGCCGCATGGCCGAACTTTTCGACGAGTACGACGTCGACTACATCGTTCTGGCCCGATACATGCGGATTCTCCCTCCCCGTATCTGCTGGGAATTCGCGGGCGGACGCATCATCAACCTGCACCACGGGCTGCTGCCATCCTTCCCCGGTTTCCGTCCTTACCAGGACGCCTACACCCGCCACATGCTCACTTACGGAGCGACGATCCACTTCATCGTTCCCGAACTGGATGCCGGCGAGCAGATTATCCACCAGAGCACCTTCGATGTTTTCCCCGGTACGCCACTGGAGGAAATCATTCGGCTGGGCGAGAGTGACCACGAGCCCCGCTGCCTGGCCGAGGGGCTTCGCCGGGTCGTCGACCGCGAGGTGGAACTCCACTTCCACCGGGTCGTCCGCGTCCAGCGGTAA
- a CDS encoding DUF1559 family PulG-like putative transporter produces the protein MSQTFRPLRRRGFTLIELLVVIAIIAVLIALLLPAVQQAREAARRTQCKNNIMQLGLALHNYHMAHETLPPGCVNSTGPVEEKPVGYHVGWIVQILPYIGERVAWNHFTFDGGVYTKENVEVRQHTIPMLMCPSNPMRSEGQSHYAACHHDVDEPIDNDNNGVMFLNSRIRFRDISDGRAYTILVGEALISARPLGWASGTWSTLRNTGPAINAVTTQDLNAVPLDEFTTDLYYDEDYSVPEGLGDAQEDEAGPPAAEVFDEIDPRIAELEQKHDLHGFSCSHDGGVHVCLADGAVRFLNQRMNTETYRQLGHRSDGELVGDF, from the coding sequence ATGTCTCAGACGTTCCGACCACTTCGTCGCCGCGGATTCACCCTGATCGAACTGCTCGTGGTGATCGCGATCATTGCCGTGCTGATCGCGCTGCTCCTGCCGGCCGTCCAGCAGGCCCGCGAGGCTGCCCGCCGCACTCAGTGCAAGAACAACATCATGCAGCTGGGGCTGGCCCTGCATAACTACCACATGGCCCACGAGACGCTGCCGCCGGGGTGCGTCAACAGCACCGGACCGGTCGAGGAGAAACCGGTCGGGTACCACGTCGGCTGGATCGTGCAGATCCTTCCCTACATCGGGGAGCGCGTGGCCTGGAACCACTTCACCTTCGATGGGGGAGTCTACACCAAAGAGAACGTCGAAGTCCGGCAGCACACGATCCCCATGCTGATGTGTCCTTCCAACCCGATGCGTTCCGAAGGCCAGAGCCATTACGCCGCCTGTCATCACGACGTCGACGAACCGATCGACAACGACAACAACGGAGTGATGTTCCTCAATAGCCGCATCCGGTTCCGGGACATCAGTGACGGTCGGGCCTACACGATCCTGGTCGGCGAAGCGCTGATCTCGGCTCGACCGCTCGGCTGGGCCTCCGGCACCTGGAGCACGCTCCGCAATACCGGCCCGGCGATCAACGCCGTCACCACCCAGGACCTCAATGCCGTCCCGCTCGACGAATTTACGACCGACCTCTACTACGATGAAGATTACTCCGTTCCCGAAGGTCTCGGTGACGCACAGGAAGACGAAGCGGGTCCGCCGGCGGCCGAAGTCTTCGACGAGATCGATCCCCGCATCGCCGAGCTCGAGCAGAAGCATGACCTGCACGGCTTCTCATGTTCCCACGACGGCGGCGTGCACGTCTGCCTGGCTGACGGGGCTGTCCGCTTCCTCAATCAGCGGATGAACACCGAGACCTACCGCCAGCTCGGGCACCGCTCGGACGGGGAGCTCGTCGGCGACTTCTGA
- a CDS encoding type II secretion system F family protein: MAEAHSLTATDLAQLNDELAAAVRAGIPLDLGLHGAAQRAPARLRKLTAQLSDDIARGKSLVEALEAHKASIPPVYRAIIEAGTVSGRLDEALADVSQDAAATDNIRAELRRSLIYPCVVAALAYGLFVLLLNLFVPHLLHTYEMFRFGDPGWLRFLARARETLGVWGPLVPLVAAGLLLVLLWATRRGGAILGQPAARWIPGYATAVRDARVARFCHLLAMLIEHDVPMPQSVRLAADATGDRRLIKTARTIADRIEAGGQIEAADANRSLPPFVLWMLQSADRNRSLALSLRQAADTYRQRAVYRCNLLQKVLPSLLVVAIAGSATILYALAVFGPMSALWYQMGME; the protein is encoded by the coding sequence ATGGCCGAGGCACATTCATTGACGGCCACCGACCTGGCCCAGCTCAATGACGAACTGGCCGCCGCGGTTCGAGCGGGCATACCACTCGATCTCGGCCTGCATGGTGCCGCCCAGCGGGCTCCGGCCCGGTTACGCAAGCTGACGGCTCAACTCTCCGATGATATCGCCCGGGGCAAGTCGCTCGTCGAAGCGCTCGAGGCTCACAAGGCGTCGATCCCCCCGGTTTATCGTGCGATCATCGAGGCGGGGACCGTCTCCGGCCGGCTGGACGAAGCACTCGCGGATGTCTCGCAGGATGCCGCGGCGACCGACAACATCCGGGCCGAACTCCGCCGCTCGCTGATCTATCCCTGCGTGGTCGCGGCCCTCGCCTACGGGCTGTTCGTCCTGCTGTTGAATCTGTTCGTGCCGCATCTGCTGCATACGTACGAAATGTTCCGGTTTGGAGATCCCGGCTGGTTGAGGTTTCTCGCGCGAGCCCGGGAGACTCTCGGAGTCTGGGGGCCTCTCGTTCCTCTCGTTGCCGCGGGACTTCTGCTGGTGCTCTTGTGGGCCACCCGCCGCGGGGGAGCAATACTGGGACAACCTGCCGCGAGATGGATCCCCGGATACGCCACCGCCGTTCGGGATGCCCGCGTGGCCCGGTTCTGTCACCTGCTCGCCATGCTCATCGAACATGACGTCCCGATGCCGCAGTCCGTCCGGCTGGCCGCCGACGCGACGGGAGACCGGCGGCTGATCAAAACGGCCAGAACGATCGCCGATCGGATCGAGGCGGGCGGTCAGATCGAAGCGGCGGATGCAAACCGATCGCTGCCACCATTCGTGCTGTGGATGCTGCAGAGTGCCGACCGGAATCGTTCACTGGCCCTGAGCCTGCGACAGGCAGCCGACACCTACCGCCAGCGGGCCGTTTATCGCTGCAACCTGCTGCAGAAGGTTCTCCCATCGCTGCTGGTCGTTGCGATCGCCGGCTCGGCAACCATCCTGTACGCCCTTGCCGTCTTCGGGCCCATGAGTGCCCTCTGGTATCAAATGGGCATGGAATGA